A genomic segment from Fusarium fujikuroi IMI 58289 draft genome, chromosome FFUJ_chr04 encodes:
- a CDS encoding related to nucleotide exsicion repair protein RAD7, translated as MVSKINLIDKLVLSMDPLTDFLASHNISAAQIRSDADARRRQAARDDVAEDENGNGESSAAGARSGRRSSRNDNDEASLKRKREEEKKLAKIKESKAFKKRKQRSDLSDDELARALMESNSGPLPGQIEHCEICEKRFTVSPYSLAGPNGGLLCPPCGREVAKEREGNQKKKPKKPANTGPVGRRRAIQSRILDGDVGTKSLATLCVQTLAKNVDLADSLGDLPDHLVDKIARMFSKRRLLKPETLPLFVQPGTEDLHIYDGAKLGEQDYISIFQTASKLKNLKIRCGIQFKDEVMDYLLSRDINLETFYLHGANLLSDEKWHKFIQEKGEKLKGIQVYYTDNHFGDEIIATLRDHCPNLKRLKVENNQKLTNDGVKTIASLSSLEHLGLQLQHKTESDAYIEVVSKIGANLKTFSLKIVPEVDDTLLQAIHEHCRSLSKFRITDSEFMTDQGFVDLFTKWANPPLRFVDLQKCRQIDASKPRENPDSVGLCSEGFKALMAHSGEKLQYLNIHACRHISREAFEEVFHEDAQYPELKELEISFCEEVTDFILGSIFRSCPKIREVNVFGCMKVKEVRVPRGVILVGVPNAQGMMVEGSYD; from the exons ATGGTCAGCAAAATCAACCTAATCGACAAACTCGTGCTGTCTATGGACC CGCTGACCGATTTCCTGGCT TCCCACAACATCTCTGCTGCTCAGATTCGCTCAGATGCTGACGCACGTCGCCGACAAGCCGCACGTGACGATGtagctgaagatgagaatggcaatgGCGAGTCTTCTGCGGCAGGTGCCAGATCTGGGCGACGTTCTAGTCGCAACGACAATGACGAAGCTTCGCTAAAGCGtaagcgagaagaagagaagaagctggcaaagatcaaggagagcaAAGCTttcaagaagcgcaagcaaCGATCAGATTTATCTGATGACGAACTTGCTCGTGCGTTAATGGAATCGAACTCTGGCCCTCTGCCTGGGCAGATAGAGCACTGCGAAATTTGCGAGAAGCGCTTCACTGTATCACCATATTCGCTTGCTGGCCCTAACGGGGGGCTTCTTTGTCCTCCTTGCGGTCGAGAGGTAGCAAAAGAACGAGAAGGtaaccaaaagaagaagccgaagaagcCGGCCAATACGGGTCCTGTTGGAAGACGTCGCGCAATCCAAAGTCGGATACTTGACGGTGACGTTGGTACCAAGAGCTTGGCTACTCTGTGTGTACAGACTCTGGCCAAGAACGTCGATCTGGCTGACAGTCTTGGGGACCTTCCTGATCATTTGGTCGACAAAATTGCACGCATGTTCTCCAAACGTCGACTCCTCAAGCCAGAGACTTTGCCACTTTTCGTCCAGCCCGGCACCGAGGACCTCCACATCTATGATGGCGCAAAGCTTGGTGAACAAGATTACATTTCCATCTTTCAGACGGCTTCGAAACTCAAAAATCTCAAGATCCGATGTGGCATCCAATTCAAGGACGAAGTCATGGATTACCTCTTGTCCCGTGACATCAATCTCGAAACATTCTACCTTCATGGAGCCAATCTTTTGAGCGATGAGAAGTGGCATAAGTTCATCCAGGAGAAGggcgagaagctgaagggcATCCAAGTCTATTATACAGACAATCACTTTGGAGACGAAATCATAGCCACGCTGAGGGATCATTGCCCCAACCTCAAGCGACTCAAGGTTGAGAACAACCAAAAGCTGACCAACGACGGTGTCAAAACGATTGCAAGTTTGTCGTCTCTAGAGCATCTTGGACTTCAGCTACAGCACAAGACTGAATCTGACGCTTACATCGAAGTCGTCTCGAAAATCGGTGCCAATCTCAAGACCTTTTCTCTGAAGATTGTTCCTGAAGTTGACGACACACTGTTGCAGGCTATTCACGAGCATTGTCGCTCCCTTTCCAAGTTCCGAATAACGGACAGCGAGTTTATGACTGACCAGGGTTTTGTTGATCTTTTCACCAAATGGGCCAATCCCCCCTTGCGCTTTGTGGATCTCCAGAAATGTCGCCAGATTGATGCAAGTAAACCTCGGGAAAACCCAGATAGCGTTGGACTCTGCAGTGAGGGCTTCAAAGCGTTGATGGCCCATTCGGGTGAGAAGCTTCAGTACCTCAACATTCACGCTTGTCGTCATATCTCACGTGAGGCTTTTGAAGAGGTCTTTCACGAGGATGCTCAGTATCCAGAGCTGAAGGAGTTGGAAATCAGCTTCTGCGAAGAGGTGACCGATTTCATTTTGGGGTCCATCTTCCGATCTTGTCCCAAGATCCGAGAGGTCAACGTTTTTGGATGCATGAAGGTCAAAGAGGTCCGCGTGCCTCGGGGTGTCATTCTCGTTGGGGTCCCTAATGCTCAGGGCATGATGGTCGAGGGATCTTACGATTAA
- a CDS encoding probable nucleotide exsicion repair protein RAD16 yields the protein MPRGRPSTRGTPITPADASRDTSTASNRVTRSARTRSQAASSIPTPASAVDLPQDVPSGPRPRGRPRKSIPEVEASPLSQFPTSDIALPTKRRGRPSKAPAIESESVSSVPTPLDPDTGSDYSTPASSKVPTPAAVDHDKSAIFEVQLPAPSTSRLIDRERGLRKSAYAMNSRGQGRMVIQDSDDEDLDNSRDAQVARRLQDEELKQPSSAASSSFPLRRSTRPSLSGSFSTPAQSSVKRERASTLTDSIAKRGRPAKKPKVIPDSDDEDIDMDAEIAQGLDLDSGSSLSSFEDETFADDDASDEGAVQDISSDDEDVPMAMSRKAAGKRPARPMTRTVPRVKAPTTTGSRSAGKASQSDGPSGDELDALENALGDADSTDFATDNNDGYIDLSSSDADADDADNTDQIRGISNNRRAFRNTGVSSRTRRERERLEKHHPEIITMWDKIEKEPVIKAGKAAQPERISRQLKPFQLEGLAWMMEMEKTKYKGGLLGDEMGLGKTIQAVSLIMSDYRVGKPSLVLVPPVALMQWQQEIKSYTDGALNTFVFHGTNQKTKGITVRELKKFDVIMMSYNSLESVYRKQEKGFKRKDGIYKEKSAIHAIDFHRVILDEAHCIKTRTTMTAKACFALKTTYRWCLTGTPLQNRIGEFFSLVRFLEIDTFASYLCKQCPCSTLEWSMDEHSRCTGCKHPGVQHVSLFNQELLNPIQKYGNKREGATAFKRLHLMTERIMLRRLKKDHTNSMELPVKEVYVDRQFFGEEENDFANSIMTNGQRKFDTYVAQGVLLNNYANIFGLIMQMRQVADHPDLITKKNAEGGQNVLVCCICDEPAEDAIRSRCKHDFCRACVGSYVRSTDEPDCPRCHIPLSIDLEQPEMEQDENLSIIFSQFTTMLQLIEWRLRRAGITTVMLDGSMTPAQRQASIEHFMNNVDVECFLVSLKAGGVALNLTEASRVFIVDPWWNPAAEWQSADRCHRIGQTRPCTITRLCIEDSVESRMVLIQEKKTNMIHSTVNSDTKAMESLTPQDMQFLFRGT from the exons ATGCCTCGAGGTCGCCCTTCCACTCGGGGTACGCCCATCACTCCAGCAGATG CTTCTAGAGACACATCTACTGCTTCTAACCGAGTGACCCGCTCAGCTAGGACTAGAAGTCAGGCTGCCTCGTCTATACCAACTCCCGCCTCAGCTGTAGACCTTCCGCAGGATGTTCCCTCTGGACCACGCCCGAGAGGGAGACCTAGGAAGAGTATCCCCGAAGTCGAGGCATCGCCTCTGTCTCAATTTCCTACTTCTGACATCGCACTTCCCACTAAACGACGTGGCCGCCCAAGCAAAGCACCCGCCATTGAGAGCGAGTCCGTGTCATCAGTTCCCACACCACTAGACCCCGACACAGGGAGCGATTATTCAACTCCTGCGTCTAGCAAAGTGCCAACTCCTGCAGCAGTTGATCATGACAAGTCAGCTATCTTCGAAGTCCAACTTCCTGCTCCTTCTACCTCTCGCCTCATTGACCGCGAGAGAGGTCTACGTAAGAGCGCATATGCCATGAACTCGAGGGGCCAAGGGCGTATGGTAATTCAAGACTCGGACGACGAAGATCTTGACAATTCTCGAGACGCTCAAGTAGCTCGTCGCCTCCAGGATGAAGAACTCAAGCAACCGTCCAGTgccgcatcatcatcatttcCCCTACGAAGAAGCACTAGACCTTCGCTCTCCGGTAGTTTCAGCACTCCCGCTCAGAGTTCTGTCAAGCGAGAACGAGCATCGACTCTGACCGACTCTATCGCCAAGCGTGGTCGCCCAGCAAAAAAGCCTAAAGTCATCCCCGActcagatgatgaggacatcGACATGGATGCGGAGATAGCCCAAGGGCTTGACCTGGACAGCGGCTCGTCATTGAGCTCATTTGAGGATGAAACCTTTGCCGATGATGACGCCAGCGACGAGGGAGCAGTTCAAGACATCTCTagtgatgacgaagacgtTCCAATGGCCATGTCGAGAAAAGCGGCCGGAAAGCGACCAGCGCGTCCCATGACACGCACTGTACCCCGTGTCAAGGCACCTACTACGACTGGTTCCCGTTCTGCAGGGAAGGCTTCGCAATCTGATGGCCCGTCTGGTGATGAACTCGATGCATTGGAAAACGCTTTAGGCGATGCCGATTCTACAGACTTTGCAACTGATAACAATGACGGCTATATCGACTTGAGTAGTAGCGATGCTGATGCAGATGACGCCGATAACACGGACCAAATCAGGGGCATCTCCAACAATCGAAGGGCTTTCAGGAACACGGGTGTTAGCAGTCGTACGCGTAGGGAGCGAGAACGTTTGGAGAAACACCACCCTGAGATCATAACCATGTGGGACAAGATTGAAAAGGAGCCAGTGATCAAAGCTGGGAAGGCTGCACAACCGGAAAGGATTTCACGCCAACTCAAGCCTTTCCAGCTCGAAGGTCTTGCttggatgatggagatggagaagacaaAATACAAAGGTGGCTTACtcggtgatgagatgggcTTAGGCAAGACAATCCAGGCTGTGTCTCTGATTATGTCCGATTATCGTGTGGGGAAGCCGTCCCTGGTTCTCGTGCCTCCTGTTGCGCTCATGCAATGGCAGCAAGAGATCAAGTCTTACACCGATGGCGCCTTGAACACATTTGTTTTCCATGGAACAAACCAGAAGACCAAGGGGATCACCGTGAGGGAACTCAAGAAGTTCGACGTTATTATGATGTCGTACAACAGTCTCGAGTCAGTATATCGCAAGCAGGAAAAAGGGTTCAAGAGAAAGGATGGCATATACAAGGAGAAGAGTGCTATCCATGCGATTGATTTCCATCGAGTTATTCTGGACGAAGCGCACTGCATCAAGACACGCACCACCATGACAGCCAAAGCATGCTTTGCTCTCAAGACTACATACCGATGGTGTTTGACGGGCACGCCTTTGCAGAATCGGATCGGAGAGTTCTTCTCTCTAGTTCGTTTCCTAGAAATCGACACCTTTGCATCGTATCTTTGCAAGCAATGTCCGTGCTCCACGCTTGAATGGTCAATGGACGAGCACAGTCGTTGCACTGGATGTAAGCATCCTGGAGTGCAACACGTTTCTCTGTTCAACCAAGAGCTGTTGAACCCTATTCAAAAATACGGGAATAAACGCGAAGGCGCAACGGCTTTCAAGAGACTGCACTTGATGACAGAACGGATTATGCTGCGCCGTCTCAAGAAAGATCACACCAACTCTATGGAACTTCCAGTCAAGGAGGTTTATGTTGACCGACAGTTCTTCGGAGAAGAGGAAAACGACTTCGCAAACAGTATCATGACGAACGGCCAGCGTAAGTTTGATACGTATGTCGCCCAGGGTGTTCTCTTGAACAATTATGCCAACATTTTTGGCCTCATTATGCAGATGAGACAAGTTGCTGATCACCCTGATCTTATCACGAAGAAGAACGCCGAAGGAGGACAAAACGTGCTCGTTTGTTGCATCTGCGATGAGCCTGCCGAAGACGCAATTCGTAGTCGGTGTAAGCATGACTTTTGCCGAGCCTGTGTTGGTAGCTACGTCCGCTCTACTGATGAACCCGATTGCCCCCGTTGTCACATTCCCCTCTCGATCGATCTGGAACAGCCAGAGATGGAGCAAGATGAGAATCTC TCGATCATCTTCTCTCAGTTTACTACCATGCTGCAGCTCATCGAGTGGCGTCTCCGCCGGGCTGGTATCACTACAGTCATGCTTGATGGTAGCATGACACCTGCCCAACGACAGGCCTCGATCGAACATTTCATGAACAACGTTGACGTTGAATGCTTCCTGGtttctctcaaggctggtggtgtGGCACTGAACCTTACCGAAGCCTCTAGAGTATTCATTGTTGATCC ATGGTGGAATCCAGCCGCTGAGTGGCAGTCCGCTGACCGATGCCACCGCATTGGACAAACTCGACCCTGCACCATTACGCGCCTGTGTATCGAGGATTCTGTGGAAAGCCGAATGGTGTTGAttcaggagaagaagactaACATGATCCACTCCACTGTTAACTCAGACACCAAGGCCATGGAATCACTTACCCCCCAGGACATGCAATTCCTCTTCCGTGGAACATAG
- a CDS encoding probable ornithine decarboxylase, with amino-acid sequence MATAVLDTYNHNVNHPHIALKKPLLQESLEQYGVITPKQLIGQALHQRVEAIDHEMCEPGDEDTFFVADLGEVYRQHLRWKKNLPRVRPFYAVKCNPDPQIIKLLSELGTGFDCASKTEIEQVLSAGLSPDRIIYAQPCKTNSYVRYVKSVGVKQMTFDNADELYKIAKLYPGAELFLRIMTDDSESLCRFSMKFGAAMDTTEGLLALAKDLGLNVVGVSFHVGSGASDPLAFYKAVRDAHTVFQLAHEFGFNMRTLDVGGGFSGDTFETMAAVLGNALDEFFPPHSNVEIIAEPGRYYVATAFTIACNIIARRTVEDPTLDGKGYMLYVNDGVYGNFSNIMFDHQQPIAKVLRASGKTLFETTAAHPTPEGEGFEYSVWGPTCDGIDRITESTRFDSILDVGDWLYFEDMGAYTKCSATQFNGFSNAHDVIYVCSEPGARALLGL; translated from the exons ATGGCAACGGCTGTCCTCGACACCTACAATCATAATGTCAATCACCCTCATATCGCATTAAAGAAACCCCTGCTTCAGGAATCTCTTGAGCAATATGGCGTGATTACTCCAAAGCAACTCATCGGCCAGGCTCTCCACCAGCGCGTGGAGGCCATTGACCATGAGATGTGTGAGCCTGGCGACGAAGATACTTTCTTCGTTGCTGACCTCGGAGAGGTCTACCGCCAGCATCTTCGCTGGAAGAAGAATCTCCCTCGGGTCCGGCCCTTCTATG CCGTCAAGTGCAACCCCGATCCtcagatcatcaagcttctgtCTGAGCTCGGAACCGGCTTCGATTGCGCCTCCAAGACCGAGATTGAGCAGGTCCTGTCCGCAGGACTTAGCCCCGACCGCATCATCTACGCCCAACCCTGCAAGACTAACTCGTATGTCCGATACGTCAAGTCTGTGGGCGTCAAACAGATGACCTTTGACAATGCCGATGAGCTCTAcaagatcgccaagctcTACCCAGGAGCTGAGCTCTTCCTGCGCATCATGACCGACGACAGCGAGTCTCTGTGCCGCTTCAGCATGAAGTTCGGTGCCGCCATGGACACCACTGAGGGACTTCTCGCTCTGGCCAAGGACCTTGGCCTCAACGTTGTTGGCGTCAGCTTCCACGTTGGATCTGGTGCTTCCGATCCCCTTGCCTTCTACAAGGCCGTTCGCGATGCCCACACCGTCTTCCAGCTGGCCCACGAGTTCGGCTTCAATATGCGCACCCTCGACGTTGGTGGTGGCTTCAGCGGTGATACCTTTGAGACCATGGCTGCCGTCCTCGGTAACGCTCTCGACGAGTTCTTCCCGCCTCACAGCAACGTCGAGATCATTGCCGAGCCTGGCCGATACTACGTTGCCACCGCCTTCACCATCGCCTGCAACATCATCGCTCGCCGAACTGTTGAGGACCCCACCCTCGACGGCAAGGGCTACATGCTCTACGTCAACGACGGCGTTTACGGCAACTTCTCAAACATCATGTTTGACCACCAGCAGCCGATCGCCAAGGTTCTCCGCGCCTCCGGCAAGACTCTGTTCGAGACCACCGCTGCCCATCCCACTCCCGAGGGCGAGGGCTTCGAGTACTCCGTCTGGGGTCCTACCTGTGATGGCATCGACCGCATCACTGAGAGCACTCGCTTTGACTCGATCCTCGATGTCGGTGACTGGCTGTACTTTGAGGACATGGGTGCCTATACCAAGTGCTCTGCCACTCAGTTCAACGGCTTCTCCAACGCCCACGACGTTATTTACGTGTGCAGCGAGCCTGGTGCCAGGGCCCTTCTCGGTCTGTGA